In Mycetocola zhujimingii, one DNA window encodes the following:
- a CDS encoding urease subunit gamma, giving the protein MNLTPREIDKLYIYQVADLARKRRDRGTKLNLSEAQALVSEAILEGARDGKSVAECMELGKTVVSESDCMDGVRSRLSLLQVEATFPDGSKLVSCHDPVSV; this is encoded by the coding sequence ATGAATCTCACTCCACGCGAAATTGACAAGCTGTACATCTACCAGGTCGCGGACCTGGCCAGAAAGCGGCGCGATCGAGGTACCAAACTCAACCTCAGCGAGGCGCAGGCTCTGGTCTCGGAAGCGATTCTCGAGGGAGCTCGCGACGGCAAATCCGTCGCCGAGTGTATGGAACTCGGCAAGACCGTCGTCTCGGAGTCCGACTGCATGGACGGTGTGCGTTCGCGCCTGTCTTTGCTGCAGGTCGAGGCGACGTTCCCCGATGGAAGCAAACTGGTCTCCTGCCACGACCCCGTGAGCGTCTGA
- the ureC gene encoding urease subunit alpha, with the protein MAIIPRKQYTDLFGPTVGDRVQLGDTNLVIQIEKDYAEGHYGDEVVYGGGKTARDGMAADPQATDAQGVLDLVITNAIILDPILGVIKGDIGVRDGRIVGIGKAGNPHLQSGVDPRLVVGPGTELLAGEHFIATAGGIDTHVHFISPQQALAALSNGITTLFGGGTGPTDGTNGVTTTPGVWNIHRMLQAAEEVPVNLGFSGKGNGSRPQALIDQVEAGAAGLKVHEDYGTTPAALSNALDVADQYDVQITVHTDSLNESGFVENTLDAINGRTIHTYHTEGAGGGHAPDILKAAGHQNVIPSSTNPTLPYTVNSVDELLDMVMVCHHLSHDIPEDVSFADSRVRAETIAAETVLHDEGVLSIVSSDSQAMGRVGESFLRTFQIAHHCKDQRGKLPQDSPDNDNFRVLRYLAKITINPAIAQGLSEHIGSLETGKVADIVLWPVDSFAVKPRLIVKGGLINWGVMGDPNASLPTPQPVYYRPMFGAMGPAQQATRITFMSQAAIDLGVPEKLGLKSQILPVKRTRSIGKANMVRNSETPVIDVDPETYVVTYDGVEATIEPAQSLPGTQLFFLA; encoded by the coding sequence ATGGCCATCATCCCGCGCAAACAATACACGGACCTCTTCGGCCCGACGGTCGGAGACCGGGTACAGCTCGGCGACACGAACCTCGTGATCCAGATCGAAAAGGACTACGCAGAGGGTCACTACGGTGACGAGGTCGTGTACGGAGGCGGAAAGACCGCCCGCGACGGAATGGCCGCTGACCCGCAGGCCACCGACGCGCAGGGCGTTCTCGACCTGGTGATCACGAACGCGATCATCCTCGACCCGATCCTCGGTGTCATCAAGGGCGACATCGGCGTGCGCGACGGCAGGATTGTCGGAATCGGCAAGGCAGGCAACCCGCACCTCCAGAGCGGAGTCGACCCTCGCCTCGTCGTCGGCCCGGGCACCGAGTTGCTCGCCGGCGAACACTTCATCGCAACGGCCGGTGGAATCGACACCCACGTGCACTTCATTTCGCCCCAGCAGGCGCTCGCCGCGCTCTCGAACGGCATCACGACGCTGTTCGGCGGTGGAACCGGTCCGACGGATGGCACCAACGGCGTCACAACGACGCCCGGGGTGTGGAACATCCACCGGATGCTCCAGGCAGCGGAAGAGGTACCGGTCAACCTCGGCTTCTCGGGCAAAGGCAATGGCTCACGCCCACAGGCCCTGATCGACCAGGTCGAGGCCGGCGCCGCTGGGCTCAAGGTGCACGAGGACTACGGAACCACCCCGGCTGCGCTGAGCAACGCGCTCGATGTCGCCGACCAGTATGACGTCCAGATCACCGTGCACACCGACAGCCTCAACGAGTCTGGCTTTGTCGAGAACACCCTGGATGCCATCAACGGCAGGACGATTCACACCTACCACACGGAGGGTGCCGGAGGTGGGCACGCGCCAGACATCCTGAAGGCCGCGGGACATCAGAACGTCATTCCGTCGTCGACAAACCCGACGCTGCCGTACACCGTGAACTCGGTCGATGAGCTGCTCGACATGGTGATGGTCTGTCACCACCTGTCGCACGACATCCCCGAGGATGTGTCGTTCGCCGACTCCCGCGTGCGGGCTGAGACGATCGCCGCTGAGACCGTGCTGCACGATGAAGGTGTGCTCTCGATTGTGTCGTCTGACTCGCAGGCGATGGGCCGGGTGGGGGAGTCGTTCCTTCGGACCTTCCAGATCGCCCACCACTGCAAGGACCAGCGTGGCAAGCTGCCGCAGGACTCGCCCGACAACGACAACTTCCGGGTGCTGCGTTACCTCGCGAAGATCACGATCAACCCGGCCATCGCGCAGGGGCTCTCCGAACACATCGGTTCGCTCGAAACGGGGAAGGTCGCCGACATCGTGCTGTGGCCGGTCGACTCGTTCGCGGTCAAACCGAGGCTCATCGTGAAGGGTGGCCTCATCAACTGGGGGGTCATGGGAGACCCCAACGCCTCACTGCCGACGCCTCAGCCGGTGTACTACCGGCCGATGTTCGGCGCGATGGGTCCGGCGCAGCAGGCCACTCGGATCACGTTCATGTCGCAGGCCGCCATCGACCTGGGTGTGCCGGAGAAGCTCGGGCTCAAGAGCCAGATCCTCCCGGTCAAGCGGACCAGGTCGATCGGTAAAGCGAACATGGTGCGCAACAGCGAGACTCCGGTGATTGACGTTGATCCAGAGACGTATGTCGTGACCTACGACGGAGTCGAAGCAACGATCGAGCCGGCCCAGTCGCTGCCGGGCACCCAGCTGTTCTTCCTGGCGTAG
- a CDS encoding urease subunit beta, with protein MLGSPKYQHGSDEIEINAGRDSVTLTVSNTGDRAVQVGSHFHFFEINKAMLFERERAYGMHLDIPAGTGVRFEPGDTKQVTLTAYAGTRHIVGFNNLVNGGLDSEDTRIRAIARMKELGYQNGTPNGQSNSSSDGSAEQGKN; from the coding sequence ATGCTAGGCAGTCCGAAATATCAGCACGGGTCCGACGAGATAGAGATCAACGCCGGCCGCGACAGTGTCACCCTCACGGTCAGCAACACGGGGGACCGGGCCGTTCAGGTCGGGTCGCACTTCCACTTCTTCGAGATCAACAAGGCCATGCTCTTCGAGCGCGAACGGGCCTACGGAATGCACCTGGATATCCCGGCGGGCACCGGCGTCCGGTTCGAGCCGGGAGACACGAAGCAAGTGACGCTCACGGCGTATGCGGGAACTCGCCACATCGTCGGGTTCAACAACCTCGTCAACGGCGGTCTCGACTCCGAGGACACCAGGATCCGCGCGATCGCACGGATGAAGGAACTGGGTTATCAGAACGGCACGCCAAACGGGCAATCGAATTCGTCATCAGACGGTTCAGCAGAACAGGGGAAGAACTAA
- a CDS encoding urease accessory protein UreD — protein sequence MTTLDVSAVPVVRDDDARTTGDTGESEPTPVTPVAADAGAPAPRHGGYRLQPDFYEPARVPAEVQRYAGTLPMLQVGSPGKVGVLQLGFELKNGTTQLTHHYQKSPLQIMRPLYFNLARPDLPYVYLTSTGGGILQGDRLRTDLTFGPNASAHITTQAHTKVYKMGHDYATSIMNITVDEGAFVEYLPEPIIPYEHARVYQQTSVVLDESATLIAGETVYAGRLARGERHEYDVYASDFEVKRPDGRLVALDRVRLTPPDGGVGGLGLLAGHDVLSMLYIFVPKGTVDLEALAAVVHETLTPFAGPGFLFGVSALPADVGVWMRLVASDTVAVSKANTAVSAAVHELLTGKPAAVIRKS from the coding sequence ATGACCACCCTCGACGTCTCCGCTGTTCCCGTGGTTCGCGACGACGATGCGCGAACCACGGGGGACACGGGGGAGAGCGAGCCGACGCCCGTGACTCCTGTCGCCGCCGACGCGGGTGCCCCGGCACCGCGTCACGGTGGCTACCGGCTGCAGCCCGATTTTTACGAACCGGCTCGGGTACCGGCGGAGGTACAGCGGTATGCCGGGACCCTGCCGATGCTCCAGGTGGGCAGCCCGGGCAAGGTCGGGGTGCTGCAGCTCGGGTTCGAGCTGAAGAACGGCACGACGCAGCTGACGCATCATTACCAGAAGTCGCCGCTGCAGATCATGCGGCCCTTGTACTTCAACCTCGCTCGGCCTGACCTGCCGTACGTCTATCTCACCTCGACCGGTGGCGGCATCCTTCAGGGCGACCGGCTGCGGACCGACCTGACCTTCGGGCCGAATGCGTCAGCGCACATCACGACGCAGGCCCACACCAAGGTCTACAAGATGGGTCACGACTACGCCACGTCGATCATGAACATCACCGTCGACGAGGGCGCGTTCGTCGAGTACCTGCCTGAGCCGATCATTCCGTACGAGCACGCACGGGTCTACCAGCAGACCTCCGTGGTTCTCGATGAGTCCGCAACGCTCATCGCGGGGGAGACGGTGTATGCCGGTCGCCTCGCGAGGGGTGAGCGTCACGAATACGACGTCTACGCATCCGACTTCGAAGTGAAGCGACCGGACGGACGGCTTGTTGCCCTCGACCGGGTGCGGCTGACCCCACCGGATGGTGGAGTAGGCGGACTCGGCCTGCTGGCCGGTCATGACGTGCTCTCGATGCTTTACATCTTCGTGCCGAAGGGCACCGTGGATCTCGAAGCGCTCGCCGCGGTGGTGCACGAGACCCTGACGCCGTTCGCCGGACCGGGGTTCCTGTTCGGAGTGAGTGCCCTCCCTGCGGACGTCGGGGTCTGGATGCGACTGGTCGCCAGCGACACCGTCGCC
- a CDS encoding response regulator: MTVAAVLRTIIVDDDIEVASLHGRFVGAHPAFAVAATAHNGPDALRLIAEHRPDLVLLDFDLPGLTGLEVLRGVRALGGVQPEVIAVTAARDVESVRHARSAGIQHYLVKPFTARGLNERLDDVARDRLALVESGVRAELAQREIDALMTTGIRSRTVLPKGLSSETLDTVEAALGSAPNSSAVQIAELSGISRVSARRYLEYLVAVNRAEKTLDYATAGRPSTRFSRAASG; encoded by the coding sequence GTGACCGTCGCCGCTGTTCTCCGGACCATCATCGTGGACGACGACATCGAGGTGGCGTCGTTGCACGGCAGATTCGTCGGCGCGCATCCCGCGTTCGCGGTGGCTGCGACAGCGCACAACGGGCCGGACGCACTCCGGCTCATCGCCGAACACCGTCCCGATCTGGTGCTGCTCGATTTCGACCTGCCCGGGCTCACCGGGCTCGAGGTGCTTCGCGGGGTGCGGGCACTGGGCGGTGTGCAGCCCGAGGTGATCGCGGTCACCGCCGCGCGCGATGTTGAGAGCGTGCGGCACGCGCGGAGCGCCGGCATCCAGCACTATCTCGTGAAGCCGTTCACCGCACGCGGCCTCAACGAGCGACTCGACGATGTGGCCCGTGACCGGCTGGCGCTCGTCGAGTCCGGGGTGCGGGCGGAACTCGCCCAACGCGAGATCGACGCTCTCATGACCACGGGCATCCGTTCGCGTACCGTGCTGCCCAAGGGGCTGAGCAGCGAGACGCTCGACACGGTTGAGGCCGCGCTGGGTTCGGCGCCGAACAGTTCGGCGGTGCAGATCGCTGAGCTGTCCGGCATCTCACGCGTGAGCGCGCGCCGGTACCTCGAGTACCTCGTCGCCGTGAACCGGGCCGAGAAGACGCTCGACTACGCCACAGCGGGGCGCCCGTCGACGCGCTTCTCGAGGGCAGCGTCCGGCTGA
- the ureG gene encoding urease accessory protein UreG has translation MSENTLRIGIGGPVGSGKTALAEALVPLLIAAGRTPGVITNDIYTQEDAHHVRRELKGILDPDRVVGVETGACPHTAVRDDPTMNLAAGAEMLERFPDIDTLIYESGGDNLTLTFSPSLADVFVFVLDTAEGEKMPRKRGPGITESDILVINKIDIAQYVRCDLSVMESDAHKVRDGKPVVLTNSLTGEGIEELYSQIMKVWNDARSELVG, from the coding sequence ATGAGCGAAAACACACTGAGAATCGGCATCGGCGGACCGGTGGGATCAGGCAAGACGGCGCTCGCCGAAGCGCTGGTTCCGCTGCTGATCGCCGCGGGCCGGACGCCAGGGGTCATCACGAACGACATCTACACGCAGGAAGACGCGCACCATGTGCGACGTGAACTCAAGGGCATCCTCGACCCCGACCGTGTCGTCGGCGTTGAGACCGGTGCCTGCCCGCACACCGCGGTGCGCGACGACCCCACGATGAACCTGGCCGCTGGGGCCGAGATGCTCGAGCGGTTCCCCGACATCGACACGCTGATCTACGAGTCCGGTGGCGATAACCTCACGCTGACCTTCTCACCGTCGCTCGCCGACGTTTTCGTCTTCGTGCTCGACACGGCGGAGGGCGAGAAGATGCCGCGCAAGCGGGGCCCTGGGATCACCGAGTCCGACATCCTCGTCATCAACAAGATCGACATCGCCCAATACGTGCGCTGCGACCTCAGTGTGATGGAGAGCGACGCGCACAAGGTGCGGGACGGCAAGCCCGTCGTGCTCACGAACTCGCTCACCGGTGAGGGAATCGAGGAGCTGTACTCGCAGATCATGAAGGTCTGGAACGACGCCCGGTCTGAGTTGGTCGGATGA
- a CDS encoding FUSC family protein: protein MDALWIGLGFVVLAVTLVDVFLSALNYDEAGFVAGRVARWQWALTRRFTRRMSRRWRPVVLRQVIGLQVMGTVITWIGGTIIGYGLIYLGSMRGKNFTYDGVHGDLFGAMYFSTAQLSTVGTSQLTPNTDFLRILSVIETLTGVVLVSLILTFLLGVYDAISNLRSLSSQFYSAGDGVSDPISSLAPYFPGGTETGLDSHLQSVSDSFSSYTDGVRLHHAAYYFQSGRDTFSLPYSIQMLAGIIGGLRWGLPASNPVTSEPTLIPLTDQFDDFATYMHPLLQWTSTDVPETVTAGEFSRQVRAELAKDRPRARRRVQRRDDGDPWVHRFVLVNRDMARLAGIEPLEDIDEAYTRYVEWLPFAYRAQQFSTAVSRDLDYQPIYANPEDEAPEAVLAPAPDEIDRNKGGGGLKGFLSRRVTLIDPGYSRLIGAIRALLSAALAVTVLVVGLPLIGASPFPAAIFGGMIAMFTGSAAGGGHGIRRLAALIAVIPVLISLGIHAVVPHDPLPQTAALAVLAFVGVAVTRFGPKFRGFGQLAFMTYYFTLILDLQGDEFLLFGGTAIVGVLSSVVLQMIPNKGAHARVVKGGVVALENRLARALDPVIDAVSAARWDPDLMRRTRNELRQTHQMASFLAGQLTGEDPDIGLTAAQASALQIRVHEAELALVNLSSEARQATGAGIPFDVRARLAGAVQSVQKRIAEYPDVPAWVSPAADADQTSDRGLPSDAAPAPDPADSLPSLQSAVHWPRAARRVLGAAYELQHAVDVLHSARAVDLASTPAWTDPSTQSVPTTETAVEPASTGETAIATTAAAGQPPVSGDTAPIWRRAIQAGVSTAVALFLGSYVSTTHQYWAAMPAYQAIGGTDGETFVKGSQRIVGTVLGAIVGFGIAIAAGPNPAVLVPVLAVSVFAMTYFRGASSPLTSFFMTMMFAQLYEFLGRLNSETIGVRIVETIIGAGIALIVAALILPTRTSDKFARQAVQLTRTVESITMTTLELWKRNRQPSTDDITALSRQESVMTSQLRDLQATAGPLRHGSGAFEPGGIENRLTGFWELLYYTRHFIGSAEQGHRVRAHLTEEQWEQLETATEQNFDALIAAYEGRASGPVHGDIGVDDLGDSDEPRAAEAALRALARANQTVAIMAVDLAPEAANLPPQRQGA from the coding sequence GTGGATGCCCTGTGGATAGGACTCGGATTCGTCGTTCTGGCGGTCACGCTCGTCGACGTGTTTCTGAGCGCGCTCAACTACGACGAAGCGGGCTTCGTCGCCGGGCGGGTTGCCCGCTGGCAGTGGGCGCTGACGAGGCGCTTCACCCGGCGGATGTCACGGCGCTGGCGGCCTGTGGTCCTGCGGCAGGTCATCGGGCTGCAGGTGATGGGCACCGTGATCACCTGGATCGGCGGAACCATCATCGGTTACGGGCTGATCTACCTGGGCTCGATGCGGGGCAAAAACTTCACCTACGACGGCGTTCACGGCGACCTGTTCGGTGCCATGTACTTCAGCACGGCGCAGCTGTCGACGGTCGGGACGTCACAGCTCACCCCGAACACCGACTTTCTGCGGATTCTCTCGGTCATCGAGACCCTCACCGGGGTTGTCCTGGTCTCGCTCATCCTGACCTTCCTGCTGGGGGTGTACGACGCGATCTCCAATCTGCGCTCCCTGTCGTCGCAGTTCTACAGCGCGGGAGATGGGGTCAGCGACCCGATCTCGAGCCTGGCGCCGTACTTTCCCGGCGGCACCGAAACCGGTTTGGATTCCCACCTGCAGAGCGTGTCGGACAGTTTCAGCTCATATACGGACGGAGTGCGGCTGCACCACGCCGCGTACTACTTCCAGAGTGGTCGCGACACCTTCTCGTTGCCGTACTCGATCCAGATGCTCGCCGGGATTATCGGCGGGTTGCGCTGGGGACTCCCCGCATCGAACCCGGTCACCTCGGAGCCGACCCTCATTCCGCTGACGGACCAGTTCGATGACTTCGCGACGTACATGCATCCGTTGCTCCAGTGGACGAGCACCGATGTGCCTGAGACGGTGACGGCCGGTGAGTTCTCCCGGCAGGTCCGGGCCGAACTCGCGAAGGACCGGCCGAGGGCGCGTCGGCGGGTACAGCGCAGGGACGACGGCGATCCCTGGGTTCACCGGTTCGTGCTCGTTAACCGCGACATGGCCAGGCTCGCGGGTATCGAACCGCTGGAAGACATCGACGAGGCCTACACCCGGTATGTCGAGTGGCTGCCATTCGCCTACCGGGCCCAGCAATTCAGCACAGCGGTGAGCCGGGACCTCGACTACCAGCCGATCTACGCGAACCCGGAAGACGAAGCGCCCGAAGCGGTCCTCGCGCCAGCGCCTGACGAGATCGACCGCAACAAGGGCGGTGGCGGCCTCAAGGGATTCCTGTCCCGACGTGTCACCCTGATCGACCCCGGTTACTCCCGTCTTATCGGTGCCATCAGGGCTCTTCTCTCCGCGGCGCTCGCCGTGACGGTTCTCGTGGTCGGCCTGCCCCTGATCGGTGCCTCCCCGTTCCCGGCCGCGATCTTCGGGGGGATGATCGCGATGTTCACCGGTTCGGCCGCCGGCGGTGGCCACGGGATCCGGCGTCTCGCCGCCCTCATTGCCGTGATCCCCGTGTTGATCTCGCTCGGGATCCACGCCGTGGTTCCGCACGACCCTCTCCCGCAAACCGCCGCCCTTGCCGTTTTGGCCTTCGTCGGCGTCGCCGTCACACGGTTCGGCCCCAAATTCCGTGGCTTCGGCCAGCTCGCGTTCATGACGTACTACTTCACGCTGATCCTCGATCTCCAGGGGGACGAGTTCCTGCTGTTCGGCGGCACGGCGATTGTCGGCGTCCTGAGTTCGGTTGTACTCCAGATGATCCCCAACAAGGGAGCTCACGCCCGGGTTGTGAAAGGCGGAGTCGTCGCTTTGGAGAACCGGCTGGCGCGCGCCCTCGACCCGGTCATCGATGCGGTTTCCGCCGCGAGATGGGACCCCGATCTGATGCGCCGAACCCGGAACGAACTCCGGCAGACGCACCAGATGGCATCCTTCCTCGCCGGTCAGCTGACGGGGGAGGACCCGGATATCGGGCTGACCGCCGCTCAGGCGAGTGCGCTGCAAATACGGGTGCACGAGGCCGAACTTGCGCTGGTCAATCTGTCGTCCGAGGCTCGACAGGCCACGGGAGCCGGCATCCCATTCGACGTTCGTGCGCGCCTTGCCGGCGCGGTGCAGTCGGTGCAGAAGCGCATTGCCGAATACCCGGATGTTCCGGCGTGGGTGTCACCAGCAGCGGATGCCGACCAAACGTCCGATCGCGGTCTGCCGTCCGATGCTGCGCCAGCACCGGACCCGGCCGACTCTCTCCCGTCGCTCCAGTCCGCCGTGCACTGGCCGCGTGCGGCGCGACGGGTTCTCGGTGCGGCGTACGAGTTGCAGCACGCCGTGGACGTGCTTCACTCTGCGCGTGCGGTTGACCTCGCCTCGACTCCCGCGTGGACCGACCCGTCCACGCAATCGGTCCCGACCACGGAGACCGCCGTCGAACCGGCGTCCACCGGTGAGACGGCAATCGCAACAACTGCCGCAGCCGGGCAGCCTCCGGTCTCCGGTGATACCGCGCCGATCTGGCGCAGGGCCATCCAGGCGGGGGTCTCGACGGCGGTAGCGCTGTTCCTCGGCTCGTATGTGTCGACAACACACCAATACTGGGCGGCCATGCCCGCGTACCAGGCCATCGGCGGAACTGACGGCGAGACCTTCGTGAAGGGCTCGCAGCGGATCGTCGGTACGGTGCTCGGCGCCATCGTCGGTTTCGGCATCGCCATTGCGGCAGGGCCGAACCCCGCCGTTCTCGTGCCGGTGCTCGCCGTCAGCGTGTTCGCGATGACCTACTTCCGTGGGGCATCGTCACCGCTCACCTCGTTCTTTATGACGATGATGTTTGCCCAGCTGTACGAATTCCTGGGCCGGCTGAACTCCGAGACGATCGGTGTGCGGATCGTGGAGACGATCATCGGAGCCGGTATCGCCCTGATTGTCGCTGCACTGATCCTGCCAACGCGCACGAGCGACAAGTTCGCCAGGCAGGCGGTCCAGCTGACCAGGACCGTGGAGTCGATCACGATGACGACGCTGGAACTGTGGAAGCGGAACCGGCAGCCGTCGACCGACGACATTACAGCGCTGTCCAGGCAGGAGAGCGTCATGACCAGTCAGTTGCGTGACCTTCAGGCAACGGCGGGTCCGCTGCGCCACGGCTCCGGCGCGTTCGAGCCGGGTGGGATCGAGAACAGGCTCACCGGGTTCTGGGAGTTGCTGTACTACACGAGGCACTTCATCGGATCAGCCGAACAGGGACACCGTGTTCGCGCGCACCTGACCGAAGAACAGTGGGAGCAGCTCGAAACGGCGACCGAGCAGAACTTCGATGCGCTCATTGCGGCATACGAAGGGCGAGCGTCAGGCCCGGTACACGGTGACATCGGCGTCGATGACCTCGGTGATTCGGATGAGCCACGCGCTGCAGAGGCGGCTCTCCGTGCTCTCGCCCGGGCAAACCAGACCGTCGCGATCATGGCGGTCGACCTCGCCCCGGAGGCCGCGAATCTCCCGCCACAGCGGCAAGGCGCGTAG
- a CDS encoding urease accessory protein UreF, translated as MAETELRQLLTSLQFSDSAFPSGFYTMSHSLEGYSQAKLVQRGDVLGLLADLLVHSVGPGDATALAAAHRAAQGEDWDAVQDADQRLFASKLNAEMRKASVRSGHQMIDMAREVVGGAGIEEYARRVRARETPGCQPVATAVVYATSGLETEKAVASDLFAFAVSFVGAGLRLRLTDHKDAQVVLHEIAPVIEQVAIDAAERDLDDLGGCAPVADIMSAQHERAEARLFAS; from the coding sequence ATGGCCGAAACGGAGCTGCGGCAGCTGCTGACGAGTCTGCAATTCTCGGACTCGGCGTTTCCGAGCGGCTTCTACACGATGTCGCACAGTCTCGAGGGGTACAGCCAGGCGAAGCTCGTTCAGCGCGGAGACGTGTTGGGGCTGCTGGCCGATCTTCTGGTGCACTCGGTGGGTCCCGGCGACGCGACAGCGCTCGCCGCGGCCCACCGGGCGGCACAGGGGGAGGACTGGGATGCGGTGCAGGATGCCGACCAGCGGCTGTTCGCATCGAAGCTCAATGCCGAGATGCGGAAGGCGTCGGTGCGCAGCGGACACCAGATGATCGACATGGCCCGCGAGGTCGTCGGCGGTGCCGGTATCGAGGAGTATGCGCGGCGGGTGAGAGCGCGCGAGACACCGGGATGCCAGCCGGTTGCGACAGCTGTGGTCTACGCGACGAGCGGCCTCGAGACCGAGAAGGCTGTGGCATCCGACCTGTTCGCCTTCGCGGTGAGCTTCGTCGGGGCCGGGCTCAGGCTTCGGCTGACCGACCACAAGGACGCCCAGGTGGTGCTGCACGAAATCGCGCCGGTGATCGAGCAGGTCGCCATCGATGCGGCCGAACGTGATCTGGATGACCTCGGCGGGTGCGCCCCCGTCGCCGACATCATGTCGGCGCAACACGAACGAGCAGAAGCGCGATTGTTCGCCAGCTGA
- a CDS encoding ATP-binding protein yields MSLRLQLLLLQALIVCSVVLVTGVVAAGLFERQVRDAYLDRMIGVAQSVATLPAIRDAYDDQDPAAVIQPIAEVIREASNVTYVVVTDADGIRYSHPDTDRIGEPVSTDPSVPLSGKMFVGTETGTLGESWRAKVPVHSADGEVIGTVSVGILESALREDFVGGLGALVFPLAASAVVGIFGAAGVTAIIRRRIYRLEPKEIASLVGSRETMLHGMSEGMISVDEAGVIVLVNDAALELLGLEEDSLTGRVAAEVLDPSLVGVLQRGEPGGQLVLAGERILVARSTGTELHGRAVGATLLVRDHTELHQLLGEMDGAQSLTNGLRAQAHEFANKLHVISGLLELGLIDDARAFVERTGTGGALRVPGEEVILEIPELAALLLVKASHARELGMSVSILPTDPLPAWLRSDAASTLRGDLVTVVGNLIDNALEACSAGNHIELGFGIDGARIRVTVQDDGDGIPPDQYERVFEEGVSSKAIAADASPTLRRRGIGLALVRRTVLRARGTVTVGRSERGGALFTVELPVGDLPERGRPSRESAAGAGAAGAISAGAS; encoded by the coding sequence ATGTCGCTTCGCCTGCAGTTGCTCCTTCTCCAGGCCCTGATCGTGTGTTCCGTGGTGCTGGTGACCGGCGTTGTGGCCGCCGGCCTGTTCGAACGCCAGGTGCGCGACGCCTACCTCGACCGCATGATCGGCGTCGCACAATCGGTGGCCACGCTCCCCGCCATCCGTGATGCGTACGACGACCAGGACCCGGCCGCGGTGATCCAGCCGATCGCCGAGGTCATCCGGGAGGCATCGAACGTCACCTATGTCGTCGTGACGGATGCCGACGGCATCCGTTATTCGCACCCAGACACCGATCGCATCGGCGAACCCGTCTCGACCGACCCGTCTGTGCCGCTGTCAGGCAAGATGTTCGTCGGTACCGAGACCGGCACCCTCGGCGAATCCTGGCGGGCCAAGGTGCCCGTTCACAGTGCTGACGGCGAGGTCATCGGCACGGTATCGGTCGGGATTCTGGAGTCGGCGCTTCGCGAGGACTTCGTCGGCGGGCTCGGCGCGCTCGTGTTTCCGCTCGCGGCATCCGCCGTGGTCGGGATCTTCGGTGCCGCCGGGGTGACCGCCATCATCCGCCGCCGGATATACCGTCTCGAGCCGAAGGAGATCGCGTCGCTCGTTGGGTCGCGGGAGACCATGCTGCACGGCATGAGTGAGGGAATGATCAGCGTCGACGAGGCCGGCGTGATCGTGCTCGTCAACGACGCGGCGCTCGAGCTTCTCGGGCTGGAGGAGGATTCCCTGACCGGGCGGGTGGCCGCCGAGGTACTCGATCCATCCCTCGTCGGCGTGCTGCAGCGCGGAGAGCCCGGCGGTCAGCTGGTGCTCGCCGGTGAGCGGATCCTCGTGGCGCGAAGCACGGGCACCGAGCTGCACGGTCGTGCCGTCGGTGCGACCCTGCTGGTGCGCGACCACACCGAGCTGCACCAGCTGCTGGGCGAAATGGACGGCGCGCAGTCGCTCACCAACGGGTTGCGGGCACAGGCCCACGAGTTCGCGAACAAACTGCACGTGATTTCGGGGCTGCTTGAGCTTGGCCTCATCGACGACGCTCGCGCATTTGTCGAACGCACCGGGACCGGGGGAGCGTTGCGGGTTCCCGGCGAAGAGGTGATTCTCGAGATCCCCGAGCTTGCCGCCCTGCTGCTCGTTAAGGCCAGCCACGCGCGCGAACTGGGGATGTCGGTCTCGATCCTGCCGACAGATCCTCTGCCGGCGTGGTTGAGGTCGGATGCCGCGTCGACGTTGCGAGGTGATCTCGTGACGGTGGTGGGCAACCTGATCGACAACGCACTCGAGGCGTGCTCGGCGGGCAACCACATCGAGCTGGGCTTCGGGATCGACGGCGCCCGGATCCGGGTGACGGTCCAGGACGACGGAGATGGCATCCCGCCGGATCAGTATGAGCGGGTGTTCGAGGAGGGCGTCAGTTCGAAGGCGATCGCGGCCGACGCAAGCCCGACGTTGCGGCGCCGGGGGATCGGCCTTGCCCTGGTGCGGCGCACGGTGCTCCGGGCGCGAGGCACCGTCACGGTCGGGCGCTCCGAGCGTGGTGGCGCGCTGTTCACCGTCGAGCTGCCGGTGGGTGACCTGCCCGAGCGAGGCCGGCCATCGCGAGAATCCGCCGCCGGTGCCGGTGCCGCCGGTGCCATCAGTGCCGGTGCGTCGTGA